Proteins encoded within one genomic window of Rhodobacteraceae bacterium LMO-JJ12:
- a CDS encoding efflux RND transporter permease subunit translates to MSIARFSIEKPLITWLIILGSLFGGVWGFTSLGRLEDPAFTIKQVVISTQYPGATAEQVAIEVSEPLESALQKMGEVDKITSMNQPGISLITVEVFSTFGGEELPPIWTKLRNRVSDAARFLPAGVSEPYVNDSFGDVFGIYYAVTAEGFSDAEKHQLATFLRRELLTVDGVADVEVKGLPDEAIFIEPDMALAVNQGVPPTSIISALANANSVVDAGSVRGADGVRTIIQAPDGSDSVESIASLTIGSGGEVINLFDLARVHRDRQDTPDLMVRFNGKDAFTLGVAGLSTENIVEVGRRADARLAELDSNIPHGVTLEPIYQQHVVVDEASSAFLLNLAMSVAIVVLVLVIFMGWRAAVVVGVTLLLTVVGTLFYMALFSIEMERISLGALIIAMGMLVDNAIVVAEGMQISMRRGQNSHRAADDAAAKTQIPLLGATVIGIMAFAGIGLSPDATGEFLFSLFAVIGISLLLSWVLALTVTPLLGHYLFKQGKDGEDDAYSGWMFRAYASTLRLALRLRWLMIVVLAVVTVVCFTGFGQVKQAFFPDSNTPMFFVHYKLPQGTDIHTTSDHLRQMEAWLAERGEVKSVASFVGQGASRFMLTYEAEKANPSYGHLIIQTETLDQIPPLREELNSFGRANFPTGEFRTKRLVFGPGGGAPIQLRLSGQDPDTLRLLSSEMQQVMQGASGNLIDMRTDWREQELVLKPVYATQRAQTAGISREDVAQTLQLATDGTVSGVYREGDRQIPIITRLPSDSGLELIDLVVFSSTTGEVLPIEQMIDGMEYEVQNTLVHRRNRELTLTIEADIPPGLTAAEVQAEIQSVVESVSLPVGYRMEWGGEYESSRMAQAALGAQIPVSVLIMVLISILLFNALRQPLIIWLLVPMSVNGVVIALLATDMPFTFTALLGLLSLSGMLIKNGIVLVEEIDLVREEGLALREAIITASTSRLRPVMLAAITTILGMAPLLTDAFFVSMAITIMGGLAFASILTLVAAPVLYDLLFSRSAHRDEVT, encoded by the coding sequence ATGAGCATTGCAAGATTCTCGATCGAAAAGCCGCTGATCACGTGGTTGATCATCCTCGGGTCGCTGTTTGGCGGGGTTTGGGGGTTCACTTCACTTGGCCGTCTGGAAGACCCAGCTTTCACCATTAAACAGGTGGTGATTTCCACCCAATACCCTGGCGCCACCGCTGAACAAGTAGCGATCGAAGTGTCCGAACCCCTTGAATCGGCGCTCCAGAAAATGGGTGAAGTCGACAAGATCACGTCGATGAACCAACCCGGCATATCGCTGATCACGGTTGAAGTGTTCTCGACATTTGGCGGGGAAGAGTTGCCGCCGATCTGGACAAAACTTCGCAACAGGGTCTCCGACGCCGCCCGCTTCCTGCCCGCTGGGGTGAGCGAGCCCTATGTAAACGACAGTTTTGGCGACGTGTTCGGAATCTACTACGCGGTTACGGCCGAGGGGTTTTCCGACGCCGAGAAACACCAGCTTGCTACGTTCCTGCGGCGTGAGTTGCTCACTGTCGACGGGGTGGCCGATGTCGAAGTGAAAGGCCTGCCGGACGAGGCCATTTTTATCGAGCCCGATATGGCGCTGGCTGTCAATCAGGGCGTGCCTCCAACGTCAATCATTAGCGCTCTGGCCAATGCCAACTCGGTAGTCGATGCAGGATCCGTTCGTGGTGCAGACGGGGTTCGCACCATCATCCAGGCTCCTGACGGCTCGGACTCTGTCGAGTCCATCGCGTCACTGACGATTGGGTCGGGTGGAGAAGTCATCAACTTGTTCGATCTCGCCCGCGTTCACCGAGACCGGCAGGACACGCCCGATCTGATGGTGCGTTTCAACGGTAAGGATGCCTTTACGCTCGGTGTTGCCGGGCTATCGACCGAAAACATTGTCGAAGTCGGGCGTCGCGCCGATGCAAGGCTGGCCGAGCTAGACAGCAATATCCCTCACGGCGTCACATTGGAACCGATTTATCAGCAGCATGTGGTTGTCGACGAAGCCTCGAGCGCGTTTCTGCTGAACCTCGCCATGTCGGTCGCGATTGTGGTTCTCGTGTTGGTCATCTTCATGGGCTGGCGCGCAGCTGTGGTGGTGGGCGTGACCTTGTTGCTGACTGTTGTCGGAACACTGTTTTACATGGCGCTGTTCTCGATCGAGATGGAGCGCATCTCGCTGGGTGCCTTGATCATCGCCATGGGTATGCTTGTCGACAATGCCATTGTGGTTGCCGAAGGTATGCAGATATCCATGCGGCGTGGCCAAAACAGCCACAGAGCCGCCGATGATGCAGCGGCCAAAACCCAGATACCGCTTCTGGGGGCCACGGTGATCGGCATTATGGCATTTGCCGGGATCGGGCTGTCGCCGGATGCGACCGGCGAGTTTCTGTTCTCGCTGTTTGCGGTGATCGGTATCTCGCTATTGCTCAGCTGGGTGCTGGCCCTGACAGTGACGCCACTTCTCGGTCATTACTTGTTCAAGCAGGGCAAAGATGGTGAGGATGACGCCTATAGCGGCTGGATGTTCCGCGCCTATGCCTCGACGCTGCGGCTTGCCCTACGCCTGCGCTGGCTGATGATCGTCGTGCTGGCGGTCGTGACCGTGGTCTGTTTTACGGGCTTCGGTCAGGTCAAACAGGCGTTTTTCCCTGATAGCAACACGCCGATGTTTTTCGTGCACTATAAACTACCTCAGGGAACTGACATTCACACCACGTCTGATCACCTGCGCCAGATGGAAGCCTGGCTCGCCGAGCGCGGCGAGGTTAAATCTGTTGCCAGTTTCGTTGGTCAAGGCGCGTCGCGGTTCATGCTGACTTACGAAGCCGAAAAGGCAAACCCCAGCTACGGCCACCTGATCATTCAGACAGAAACGCTGGATCAGATTCCCCCATTGAGGGAAGAGCTAAACAGCTTTGGCCGCGCCAACTTCCCTACGGGCGAGTTCCGCACCAAGCGGCTGGTCTTTGGCCCCGGCGGCGGTGCTCCGATCCAGCTGCGGCTTTCGGGGCAGGATCCGGACACATTGCGCCTGCTATCATCCGAAATGCAGCAGGTTATGCAAGGGGCCTCAGGCAATCTAATTGATATGCGCACGGATTGGAGAGAGCAGGAACTGGTGTTGAAACCGGTCTACGCCACCCAACGTGCCCAGACCGCCGGCATCAGCCGCGAAGACGTGGCGCAAACGTTGCAATTGGCAACGGACGGGACAGTCTCGGGCGTCTATCGTGAAGGTGATCGGCAAATCCCCATCATAACCCGCTTGCCAAGCGATAGTGGGTTGGAGTTGATCGACCTGGTGGTGTTTTCGTCAACTACGGGCGAGGTTCTCCCGATCGAGCAGATGATTGACGGGATGGAGTATGAGGTGCAGAACACCTTGGTGCATCGCCGCAATCGCGAACTGACACTCACGATAGAGGCCGACATTCCGCCGGGACTGACCGCGGCCGAGGTTCAGGCCGAGATCCAGTCCGTGGTTGAATCGGTTTCGCTGCCGGTGGGCTACCGCATGGAATGGGGTGGCGAATACGAGAGTTCGCGTATGGCGCAAGCAGCTTTGGGCGCGCAGATTCCGGTCTCGGTTTTGATCATGGTGTTGATCTCGATCCTTTTGTTCAACGCTCTACGCCAACCCCTTATCATCTGGCTTCTGGTGCCGATGTCCGTCAACGGCGTGGTGATCGCGCTTCTAGCCACAGACATGCCGTTCACCTTTACAGCACTTCTGGGCCTGCTGAGCCTATCGGGCATGTTGATCAAGAACGGCATCGTTTTGGTCGAGGAGATCGACCTTGTGCGAGAAGAGGGGCTGGCGCTCCGCGAAGCGATCATCACCGCGTCCACGTCGCGTCTGCGCCCCGTGATGCTGGCGGCGATCACCACGATCCTTGGCATGGCACCCTTGCTTACCGATGCGTTCTTCGTGTCGATGGCGATCACCATTATGGGGGGGCTGGCTTTTGCCTCGATCCTAACGCTGGTTGCGGCGCCGGTCCTCTATGATTTGCTTTTTTCACGCAGCGCGCACAGAGATGAAGTCACCTAG
- a CDS encoding efflux RND transporter periplasmic adaptor subunit yields the protein MKHAAAMALALMISAGLPALAQDTLKPVKLITATSGAGEVTRQFFGHVVARQTVDLAFQVGGRLVEVPVIEGAELEHGALVARLDLESFELALNQARLQKEQAVRTLARLQQLSTSSVSQVAIDDAITQAAISEIAVKNAQYALKHATLTAPFDALVAARDVANFTTIAAGTPVVRLHDMSEIRVEVDIPEVLFLQAEAAQDVQIQARFPASDKLFPLSVREFNAEASKVGQSYRVTMGMTPPEGLRILPGASTTVIATIKGENQGKIRLPKTAVFVDEEGKTSVLIFSPKGASEGTLKKVTVEVAATPGEGIFVIAGLAPGSEIVAAGGAALKDGEKVRRFAGFGN from the coding sequence ATGAAACACGCTGCCGCTATGGCACTCGCCCTAATGATCTCTGCCGGGCTGCCAGCCTTGGCACAAGACACGTTGAAACCAGTTAAGCTCATCACCGCTACATCAGGTGCAGGAGAAGTGACGCGGCAGTTTTTTGGACACGTCGTTGCGCGGCAAACAGTTGATCTGGCCTTTCAAGTTGGCGGGCGGCTGGTCGAAGTTCCGGTGATCGAAGGTGCAGAGCTGGAACACGGTGCGCTTGTCGCGCGGTTGGATCTGGAGAGTTTTGAACTTGCTTTGAACCAAGCTCGATTGCAAAAGGAGCAGGCCGTCCGGACGCTGGCGCGACTGCAACAACTGTCCACATCGTCGGTCAGTCAAGTGGCCATCGATGACGCAATAACGCAGGCTGCAATTTCCGAGATCGCAGTCAAAAATGCCCAATACGCGCTAAAGCACGCCACGTTGACGGCACCCTTCGATGCGCTTGTAGCGGCACGTGATGTTGCCAATTTCACCACCATAGCGGCCGGGACGCCCGTTGTGCGGTTGCATGACATGTCCGAGATCCGTGTTGAAGTCGACATCCCAGAAGTTCTGTTCTTACAAGCCGAGGCTGCACAGGATGTGCAAATTCAAGCGCGTTTTCCGGCTTCCGACAAGCTATTTCCTTTGTCGGTTCGCGAGTTCAATGCCGAGGCTTCCAAAGTTGGCCAATCCTACCGGGTGACGATGGGCATGACTCCACCCGAGGGCCTGCGCATCCTTCCCGGTGCGTCGACCACTGTGATCGCCACTATCAAGGGTGAAAACCAAGGTAAGATCAGGTTGCCAAAGACGGCTGTTTTTGTCGATGAGGAAGGAAAAACCAGTGTTTTGATCTTCTCGCCCAAAGGCGCCAGTGAAGGCACGTTGAAAAAGGTCACTGTTGAGGTTGCTGCGACTCCTGGTGAAGGCATCTTTGTCATCGCGGGACTGGCACCTGGAAGCGAGATCGTCGCAGCTGGTGGCGCGGCGTTGAAAGACGGTGAGAAAGTCCGCAGGTTTGCCGGATTCGGGAATTGA
- a CDS encoding MarR family transcriptional regulator, translated as MPSHKPTNRLDLQADLPPELNVLMGVYLLYWKVEEVVDTINVTPALAKHERQLLVNLAGPTRMGDMASEMQILPSTLTAIADGLEEKGLISRERDPTDRRAWQLRLTELGAEKRHALMARAVEIFAEVSGLTRDETATIASLMQKVAGNIKAGGLPEGLKPCQ; from the coding sequence ATGCCATCCCACAAGCCAACAAACCGTCTGGACCTCCAAGCAGACCTGCCGCCCGAACTGAACGTCCTGATGGGCGTCTACCTGCTCTATTGGAAGGTTGAAGAGGTCGTTGACACTATAAATGTAACACCTGCCTTGGCCAAGCACGAGCGTCAACTTCTGGTGAACCTTGCGGGCCCCACCCGGATGGGAGACATGGCCAGCGAGATGCAGATTTTACCTTCCACACTGACCGCTATCGCCGACGGACTTGAGGAAAAGGGCCTGATCTCCCGTGAGCGCGACCCGACGGATCGCCGCGCCTGGCAATTGCGCCTGACAGAACTGGGGGCTGAGAAACGGCATGCGTTGATGGCCCGGGCCGTCGAGATTTTCGCCGAAGTGTCGGGCCTAACGCGCGATGAAACAGCAACGATCGCATCCTTGATGCAGAAAGTTGCCGGTAACATTAAGGCGGGTGGTTTGCCCGAAGGACTAAAACCATGTCAATGA